From Acomys russatus chromosome 25, mAcoRus1.1, whole genome shotgun sequence, a single genomic window includes:
- the LOC127207868 gene encoding tubulin-specific chaperone A-like isoform X1: protein MADPHMRQIKIKTGMVERLVKEKVIGEKKRLGKVKPEDGENNAFKKQAEMLQASRVMSPDCQQQLEAAHTERQQILESNKGLEEAKEHEETHVALDSVTLEA from the exons ATGGCCGATCCTCACATGAGACAGATCAAGATCAAGACTGGCATGGTAGAGCGACTGGTCAAAGAAAAAGTGAT CGGCGAGAAGAAAAGATTGGGAAAGGTGAAGCCTGAAGATGGTGAAAACAATGCCTTTAAGAAGCAAGCAGAGATGCTGCAAGCATCCCGGGTGATGAGCCCAGATTGCCAGCAGCAGTTGGAGGCTGCACATACTGAACGTCAGCAGATATTAGAAAGTAATAAAGGCTTGGAGGAAGCTAAGGAGCATGAAGAAACACACGTAGCACTCGATTCAGTGACGTTAGAAGCCTGA
- the LOC127207868 gene encoding tubulin-specific chaperone A-like isoform X2 has protein sequence MADPHMRQIKIKTGMVERLVKEKVIGEKKRLGKVKPEDGENNAFKKQILESNKGLEEAKEHEETHVALDSVTLEA, from the exons ATGGCCGATCCTCACATGAGACAGATCAAGATCAAGACTGGCATGGTAGAGCGACTGGTCAAAGAAAAAGTGAT CGGCGAGAAGAAAAGATTGGGAAAGGTGAAGCCTGAAGATGGTGAAAACAATGCCTTTAAGAAGCAA ATATTAGAAAGTAATAAAGGCTTGGAGGAAGCTAAGGAGCATGAAGAAACACACGTAGCACTCGATTCAGTGACGTTAGAAGCCTGA